One genomic window of Cannabis sativa cultivar Pink pepper isolate KNU-18-1 chromosome 2, ASM2916894v1, whole genome shotgun sequence includes the following:
- the LOC115718655 gene encoding pentatricopeptide repeat-containing protein At5g59600, giving the protein MKKPYFLSSNFSPDQLALCLNKCLKGKALRQGKQIHGVLLGTGMNMNLLSLNSKLVGMYASCGEMRYAKNVFDKIPKPNVFALNWLVFASAFNGSYKEAIGYFSLMKELGITGNKFSFSIVLKACVGLMELNKGREVHSMVYKMGFENDVSVGNAMIDMYCKCGSLCNARNVFDKMIERDVPCWTSMICGYFNGGKSELALDLFEGMKLEGLEPNEFTWNAMIVGFARCGDIHKVTELFSSMRRRRGHVPDLVTWNAIISGFVQSQHVGEALEMFRNMIVSGIKPNQVTITGLLPVCGLTGSVQTGLEIHGLIYRMGVDINTYVGCALVDMYSKCGGIKNARSVFDSVHNKNIALWNVMIGCYGKHGMVDLSLELFERMEEEGMQVNEVTLVCVLSACGHSGLVEKGLEIFSSMKARYGVEASKEHYACVVDMLCRSGKMEEAYEIVKGMPMVITESIAIALFSGCKIHGRRDLAKVMAEDLLKLELKRPGAFVTLSNIYAAHGEWEEVQSLRKVMKEKHVHKSPGFSWLEKRD; this is encoded by the coding sequence atgaaaaaacCATACTTTTTGTCGTCAAACTTCTCCCCAGACCAGTTGGCTTTGTGTTTGAATAAATGCCTCAAAGGAAAAGCTTTGAGACAAGGCAAGCAGATTCATGGGGTGTTGTTAGGAACTGGAATGAACATGAATTTGTTGTCTTTGAATTCAAAGCTTGTGGGTATGTATGCAAGTTGCGGAGAAATGAGGTATGCAAAGAATGTGTTTGACAAAATTCCTAAGCCAAATGTTTTTGCTTTGAATTGGTTGGTTTTTGCTTCTGCTTTTAATGGGAGTTATAAAGAAGCAATTGGGTATTTTTCTTTGATGAAAGAATTGGGGATTACTGGTAATAAGTTCTCTTTTTCGATTGTGCTTAAAGCTTGTGTTGGTTTGATGGAGTTGAATAAGGGAAGAGAAGTTCATTCTATGGTTTACAAAATGGGTTTTGAAAATGATGTTTCTGTTGGGAATGCTATGATTGATATGTATTGTAAATGTGGGAGTTTGTGTAATGCTCGTAATGTGTTTGATAAAATGATTGAAAGAGATGTTCCTTGTTGGACATCAATGATTTGTGGTTATTTCAATGGTGGGAAGAGTGAGCTTGCTCTTGATTTGTTTGAGGGGATGAAGTTGGAAGGATTGGAGCCGAATGAGTTCACTTGGAATGCAATGATTGTCGGGTTCGCTCGGTGTGGAGATATCCATAAAGTCACTGAGCTCTTTTCTAgtatgagaagaagaagagggcaTGTTCCTGACTTGGTTACTTGGAATGCAATCATTTCAGGTTTTGTTCAAAGCCAACATGTCGGtgaagctttagaaatgttccgAAACATGATAGTGTCGGGGATTAAACCTAATCAAGTCACCATCACGGGATTACTCCCCGTGTGTGGATTGACGGGTTCAGTTCAAACAGGGCTGGAAATTCATGGATTGATTTACAGAATGGGAGTTGATATAAACACTTATGTCGGATGTGCTCTTGTTGACATGTACTCAAAATGTGGTGGCATCAAGAATGCTCGAAGTGTATTCGACAGTGTTCATAACAAAAATATTGCACTGTGGAATGTAATGATCGGTTGCTACGGGAAACACGGTATGGTTGATTTGTCATTAGAGCTTTTCGAGAGaatggaagaagaaggaatgCAAGTAAATGAAGTGACTTTGGTTTGTGTTCTGTCTGCGTGCGGTCATAGCGGTTTAGTTGAAAAGGGTTTAGAGATTTTCAGCTCAATGAAAGCGAGATATGGTGTCGAGGCGAGTAAAGAGCATTATGCTTGCGTCGTTGATATGTTGTGCCGGTCAGGGAAGATGGAAGAAGCTTATGAAATTGTTAAGGGAATGCCAATGGTTATAACAGAGTCAATTGCTATAGCTTTATTTAGTGGTTGTAAAATCCATGGAAGAAGAGATTTGGCTAAAGTAATGGCTGAAGATCTGTTGAAATTAGAGTTGAAAAGACCTGGAGCTTTTGTAACCTTATCGAATATTTATGCTGCTCATGGAGAGTGGGAAGAGGTACAGAGTTTAAGAAAGGTTATGAAGGAGAAACATGTTCATAAAAGCCCTGGTTTTAGCTGGcttgagaaaagagattga
- the LOC115718950 gene encoding putative disease resistance protein At1g50180, protein MFLDHIIPYNSIQSNLVTEKNHQMADAIVSFVIERLGDLVISEAQFLHGVEAQVGNAQIKLQCMSAFLKDADACVRNGDERVRLLVVQIRENSLDLEDVIETYVLKVTLKRNEGLLKRCICIFRKGIDVHKVGSEIERISSNIDTWTSQLDALGVHRSIHNAAEASSSSYVQQQRQLRQAYSYVEDNNIVGFGKDIEELVTLLTEKENSRKHKVISVCGMGGLGKTTLARKVYQHPDVREHFDCYAWASISQQCNTRNVFEAIYFAFTSPTKERREEIKMMRDDELAKELYNFQKQKKCLVVLDDIWTTETWDLLKHAFPITTQGDTLHSKILLTTRNKVVALHADPHGFIHEPHLLNDKESWELFQNKCYSIGTDPSDSNDDEERKKELAVEMLKKCSGLPLAIIVLAGLLSKKHTIHDWELMKANVILCIGQGDQQHDVHSNYRGVSGVLGLSYSELPRHLKPCFLYLARYAEDVLISAKVLCLVLIAEGFISRRRGSVETLEEVAYDWLCELVERSMIQVKEMSSTEGRIKSFCIHDLMRDLCVSKAQEENFLHFTDWQNKRQEPIETKVRRVSIYDNGDIDGSDFIHMFRNKDGSLRCLALYGGKIEYRKRVLRHACNHFLKLRVLIIVHQYDISTLNLPKEIGNLIHLRLLSIPDWEIKKIPSSFGNLRCLQTLRVSTEDNIIIPSSMCKLEQLRHLHFSGRVIKFGNFLRSTKSRNLQTLVGIGTKDLLLSDLLQLESLKKLGIYVDGNFERFLHNPQTLTFTRLFSLQVKNRSVIDTIDIVPLILSCPHIYKLSVLSSIVRLPEVNQFSPNLIKLRLFDLRLEDDPMPTLEKLPKLRVLAIDPRSFTGDEMVCSRGGFPRLESLRLYCLENLKEWKVEESALPTLAYLTIRFCTKLRRVPDELTNIVTLNEMVISCMPKKFKERMEEGGDDFHKVNHVPSRVFIECDED, encoded by the exons ATGTTCTTAGATCATATCATACCATACAATTCAATTCAATCTAATTTAGTTActgagaaaaatcatcaaatgGCAGATGCTATTGTTTCATTTGTGATTGAAAGGCTTGGAGACTTGGTGATTTCTGAAGCTCAATTCTTGCATGGAGTTGAAGCGCAAGTTGGGAATGCACAAATCAAGCTTCAATGTATGAGTGCTTTCTTAAAAGATGCTGATGCTTGCGTAAGAAATGGTGATGAGAGAGTTCGCCTTTTGGTTGTCCAAATCAGAGAAAATTCTCTTGACTTGGAGGATGTTATTGAAACTTATGTCCTCAAGGTGACTTTGAAGAGAAATGAAGGCTTACTAAAGAGGTGTATTTGCATCTTCAGAAAAGGAATTGATGTCCACAAAGTTGGATCAGAGATTGAGAGGATCTCATCCAACATTGATACTTGGACTTCACAGTTAGATGCACTTGGAGTACACAGATCGATACACAATGCAGCTGAAGCTTCTTCAAGCAGCTATGTCCAACAGCAAAGACAGTTGAGGCAAGCTTATTCTTATGTTGAAGACAATAATATTGTTGGATTTGGAAAAGATATAGAAGAGTTGGTAACTCTTTTGACTGAAAAAGAGAATTCTCGTAAGCATAAGGTGATCTCTGTATGTGGGATGGGTGGTTTGGGCAAAACTACTCTTGCAAGAAAGGTCTATCAGCATCCTGATGTAAGGGAACACTTTGATTGTTATGCTTGGGCCTCAATATCTCAGCAATGTAATACACGCAATGTCTTCGAAGCAATTTACTTCGCTTTCACTTCTCCCACCaaagaaagaagagaagaaatCAAAATGATGAGGGATGATGAATTAGCCAAGGAGCTTTACAACTTTCAGAAACAGAAAAAATGTTTGGTAGTCCTTGATGATATATGGACCACTGAAACCTGGGATCTTCTAAAGCATGCATTCCCTATTACTACTCAAGGAGACACATTACATAGCAAGATCTTACTCACTACTCGGAATAAGGTTGTTGCTTTGCACGCCGATCCACATGGTTTCATCCATGAACCTCATTTGCTCAATGACAAGGAGAGTTGGGAGCTATTTCAGAATAAGTGCTATTCTATTGGAACAGATCCATCAG ATTCAAATGATGATGAAGAAAGGAAGAAAGAATTAGCGGTAGAGATGCTTAAAAAGTGCTCTGGTCTGCCATTAGCCATCATTGTGCTCGCTGGTCTTCTATCTAAGAAACACACCATACATGACTGGGAGTTGATGAAAGCAAATGTAATTCTCTGCATAGGTCAAGGTGATCAACAACATGATGTTCACTCAAATTACCGTGGTGTTTCAGGGGTCTTGGGTTTGAGTTACAGCGAGTTACCACGTCACTTGAAGCCTTGTTTTCTGTACTTGGCTCGTTACGCTGAAGATGTCCTAATAAGTGCAAAAGTGTTATGTCTTGTGCTCATAGCAGAAGGTTTTATATCGCGAAGAAGAGGGTCTGTGGAAACTTTGGAGGAAGTGGCATATGATTGGTTGTGTGAGTTGGTGGAGAGGAGTATGATTCAGGTCAAAGAAATGAGTTCAACAGAAGGAAGGATAAAATCATTTTGCATTCATGATCTCATGAGAGACTTGTGTGTGTCTAAAGCCCAAGAAGAAAACTTTCTACATTTTACTGATTGGCAGAATAAAAGGCAAGAGCCAATAGAAACAAAGGTACGAAGAGTTTCCATCTATGATAATGGAGATATTGATGGTAGTGATTTTATTCATATGTTTAGAAACAAAGATGGCTCTCTCAGGTGCCTTGCTCTATATGGTGGAAAAATTGAGTATAGAAAAAGAGTATTGAGACATGCATGCAATCACTTCTTGAAGCTTAGAGTTTTGATTATTGTTCATCAATATGACATATCTACTTTGAATTTGCCTAAAGAAATTGGGAATCTGATCCATCTAAGGTTATTAAGTATTCCTGATTGGGAAATAAAAAAGATTCCATCTTCTTTTGGGAATTTAAGATGCCTGCAGACTTTGAGAGTATCGACCGAGGATAATATCATAATACCAAGTTCAATGTGCAAGTTGGAGCAACTGAGGCATCTACATTTTTCTGGTAGGGTCATAAAATTTGGTAATTTCTTGAGGTCAACTAAGTCTAGAAATTTACAAACATTGGTAGGTATTGGTACCAAGGATCTTCTACTGAGTGATCTTCTACAGTTGGAGAGTCTCAAGAAATTAGGAATTTATGTGGATGGAAATTTTGAGAGATTCTTACACAATCCCCAAACTCTCACATTCACTCGTCTATTTTCGTTACAAGTGAAAAATCGGAGTGTTATTGATACGATAgatattgttcctttgataTTAAGCTGTCCTCACATTTATAAGCTTTCAGTGTTGTCGTCTATAGTAAGGTTACCAGAAGTCAATCAATTCTCCCCAAACCTCATCAAGTTAAGGTTGTTTGATCTCAGACTTGAGGATGATCCAATGCCAACATTAGAAAAGCTACCAAAATTAAGAGTCCTTGCCATTGATCCACGTAGTTTTACAGGGGATGAGATGGTTTGCTCAAGAGGAGGATTCCCTAGACTTGAATCTCTGAGGCTGTATTGTCTGGAAAACTTGAAAGAGTGGAAAGTGGAGGAGAGTGCATTGCCTACACTTGCCTATTTGACTATTCGTTTTTGCACGAAATTGAGGAGAGTTCCAGATGAACTAACAAACATTGTTACACTCAATGAGATGGTCATATCTTGTATGCCTAAGAAATTCAAAGAAAGGATGGAGGAAGGAGGAGACGATTTCCACAAAGTCAACCACGTGCCATCACGTGTATTCATCGAATGTGATGAAG ATTGA
- the LOC133034585 gene encoding G-type lectin S-receptor-like serine/threonine-protein kinase LECRK4, translating into MLIINTNSSSRQGDDDDQVLYQRVVLEYNGVLRHYVYYNNESNSSVTLLPQNICVDITDQDGPGACGFNSYCSLGDDRRPKCGCPNGYTLIDSNDENRGCKRSFEAQSCGGEAGEYENENDDNGFEFISMENTFWPKSNYDHFQQVNEEWCKKVACLGDCFCAVAYFKNGECWKLKVPLVNGRRDPIVGGKAHIKIRKDSTSNGKGLKKNKHDNNDSKLILIGSVFLSGSVFMNVLLLLATCFVIFRFKQKTKAIVPPKFEAIKGKSLRSFSYEELEKATNKFSEQLGSGAFGTVFKGVISINGYSNCIAIKKLDKIDMAREASGEQEFKAEVSAIGRTNHKNLVQLIGLCNEGQHRLLVYEFMSNGSVASFVFRPSPRPSWHHRTQIGLDIAMGLCYLHEECSTQIIHCDIKPQNILLDDSFTARISDFGLAKILTKNQTQTKTGIRGSRGYSVIGIDLL; encoded by the coding sequence ATGCTTATTATCAATACTAATTCTAGTTCAAGGcaaggtgatgatgatgatcaagtATTGTACCAAAGGGTAGTTCTTGAATACAATGGTGTTTTGAGGCACTATGTTTACTACAACAATGAGAGTAATTCATCAGTAACTCTCCTACCTCAAAATATTTGTGTAGATATTACAGATCAAGATGGACCAGGAGCCTGCGGTTTCAACAGCTACTGCAGCCTTGGAGATGACCGCAGACCAAAGTGTGGTTGTCCAAATGGTTACACATTGATTGATTCCAACGACGAGAACAGAGGATGCAAGAGAAGCTTTGAGGCTCAAAGTTGTGGTGGTGAAGCAGGTgaatatgaaaatgaaaatgatgatAATGGTTTTGAGTTTATAAGCATGGAAAACACATTCTGGCCTAAGTCGAATTACGATCACTTTCAACAGGTGAATGAGGAGTGGTGCAAGAAGGTGGCTTGCCTTGGTGACTGTTTCTGTGCCGTTGCATATTTCAAAAATGGTGAGTGTTGGAAGCTGAAAGTTCCTCTTGTTAATGGGAGGAGAGATCCCATTGTTGGTGGCAAAGCACACATCAAAATAAGAAAGGATTCTACTAGTAATGGAAAAggtttgaaaaagaataaacatgatAATAATGATTCAAAACTCATACTCATTGGATCTGTTTTCTTAAGTGGCTCAGTGTTTATGAATGTACTTCTTTTGTTAGCAacttgttttgttatttttcgaTTCAAACAGAAGACGAAAGCAATTGTTCCACCGAAATTCGAAGCCATCAAGGGAAAGAGCTTAAGAAGCTTCAGTTATGAGGAGCTAGAGAAAGCAACCAATAAGTTCAGTGAGCAACTAGGAAGTGGTGCTTTTGGTACTGTTTTCAAAGGAGTTATAAGCATTAATGGTTATAGTAACTGTATTGCTATTAAGAAGTTGGACAAAATAGACATGGCAAGAGAAGCATCAGGTGAGCAGGAGTTCAAGGCAGAAGTAAGTGCCATTGGTCGTACGAATCATAAGAATTTGGTTCAGCTAATTGGGCTCTGCAATGAAGGGCAACACCGATTACTCGTCTATGAATTCATGAGCAATGGTTCTGTAGCGAGCTTTGTTTTTAGACCATCTCCAAGGCCAAGCTGGCACCACAGAACACAAATTGGTTTAGACATAGCAATGGGGCTTTGTTACTTACATGAAGAGTGTAGTACACAGATCATACATTGTGATATTAAACCTCAAAACATCCTCCTAGATGACTCATTTACAGCAAGAATATCTGATTTTGGATTAGCTAAGATTTTGACAAAGAATCAGACTCAAACAAAGACTGGAATAAGAGGAAGCAGAGGGTATAGTGTTATTGGAATTGATTTGTTGTAG
- the LOC133034586 gene encoding probable disease resistance RPP8-like protein 2 — MCKLEQLRHLHFFGNFLRSTKSRNLQTLVSICTTDLLLSDLLQLESLKKLGIYVDGNFDRFLHNPQTLTFTRLQSLQVNNRFGFGTKIDIVPLILSCPHIYKLSVVSSIVRLPEVNQFSPNLIKLRLFKLRLKDDPMPTLEKLPKLRVLVIAYGSFTGDEMVCSRGGFPRLESLELCALHYLKEWKVEESALPTLAYLNIRYCKRLRRVPNGVRNIVTLNEIKINGMPKKFKERMEEGGDDFHKLNHVPSRVFINCDED, encoded by the exons ATGTGCAAGTTGGAGCAACTGAGGCATCTAcatttttttggtaatttctTGAGGTCAACTAAGTCTAGAAATTTACAAACATTGGTATCTATTTGTACCACGGATCTTCTACTGAGTGATCTTCTACAGTTGGAGAGTCTGAAGAAATTAGGAATTTATGTGGATGGAAATTTTGACAGATTCTTACACAATCCCCAAACTCTCACATTCACTCGTCTTCAGTCTTTACAAGTGAATAATCGTTTTGGCTTTGGCACCAAGATAgatattgttcctttgataTTAAGCTGTCCTCACATTTATAAGCTTAGTGTGGTCTCGTCTATTGTAAGATTACCAGAAGTCAACCAATTCTCCCCAAACCTCATCAAGTTAAGATTGTTCAAACTCAGACTTAAGGATGATCCAATGCCAACATTAGAAAAGCTACCAAAATTAAGAGTCCTTGTGATTGCCTATGGTAGTTTTACAGGGGATGAGATGGTGTGCTCAAGAGGAGGTTTCCCTCGACTTGAATCTCTTGAGCTTTGTGCTCTACATTACTTGAAAGAGTGGAAAGTGGAGGAGAGTGCATTGCCTACACTTGCCTATTTGAATATTCGTTATTGCAAGAGATTGAGGAGAGTTCCAAATGGAGTAAGAAACATTGTTACACTCAATGAGATAAAGATAAATGGTATGCCTAAGAAATTCAAAGAAAGAATGGAGGAAGGAGGAGACGATTTCCACAAACTCAACCACGTGCCATCACGTGTATTCATCAATTGTGATGAAG ATTGA
- the LOC133035185 gene encoding putative disease resistance protein At1g50180 — protein sequence MADAVVSFVIERLGDLVISEAEFLHGIKGQVGKAKIKLQCMSAFLKDTDAWVRNGADERVRLLVVQVRENAYALEDVIETYVFKLASSSNHGTMRRALKWCVGIIDVYKVGSKIKKISSSIDTWTSELETLGVHRSLGNAIEASSSYVQKQKELRKAYSYVEDNVIVGFDKDIQDLVALLTEKEDTLKHKVISVYGMGGLGKTTLARKVYQHPRVRTHFDCYAWASISQQCNRRDVLETILSGFTSQIDAERNRIKNLSDDELARKVHNFQKQNKCLVDHNNMGSYSLLGIRLWLCMWINTVSSMNLISSMKRRVGSCFRTSTPTLECIHQTQMRMMMKKGRKN from the exons ATGGCAGATGCTGTTGTTTCATTTGTGATTGAAAGGCTTGGAGACTTGGTGATTTCCGAAGCTGAATTCTTGCATGGAATCAAAGGCCAAGTGGGGAAAGCAAAAATCAAGCTTCAATGTATGAGTGCTTTCTTGAAAGATACAGATGCTTGGGTTAGAAATGGTGCTGATGAGAGAGTTCGCCTTTTGGTTGTCCAAGTCAGAGAAAATGCTTATGCCTTGGAGGATGTTATTGAGACTTATGTCTTCAAACTGGCTTCTTCTTCTAATCATGGAACTATGAGACGTGCATTGAAATGGTGTGTTGGCATTATTGATGTGTATAAAGTTGGATCAAAGATAAAGAAGATCTCATCCAGTATTGATACTTGGACATCGGAATTAGAAACACTTGGCGTACACAGATCATTAGGCAATGCAATTGAAGCTTCATCAAGCTATGTACAGAAGCAAAAAGAGTTGAGGAAAGCTTATTCGTATGTTGAAGACAATGTTATTGTTGGATTCGATAAAGATATCCAAGATTTGGTTGCCCTTTTGACTGAAAAAGAGGACACTCTTAAGCATAAGGTGATTTCTGTCTATGGGATGGGTGGTTTGGGGAAGACTACTCTTGCAAGAAAGGTCTATCAGCATCCTCGAGTCAGGACTCACTTTGATTGTTATGCTTGGGCCTCAATATCTCAGCAATGTAATAGACGCGATGTCTTGGAAACAATTTTATCTGGTTTCACTTCTCAAATAGATGCAGAAAGAAATCGCATCAAAAACTTAAGTGATGATGAATTAGCAAGGAAGGTTCACAACTTTCAGAAACAGAACAAATGTTTGGTGGACCACAACAACATGGGATCTTACTCACTACTCGGAATAAGGTTGTGGCTTTGCATGTGGATCAACACGGTTTCATCCATGAACCTCATTTCCTCAATGAAGAGGAGAGTTGGGAGCTGTTTCAGAACAAGTACTCCCACATTGGAATGCATCCATCAA ACTCAAATgaggatgatgatgaagaaaggAAGAAAGAACTAG
- the LOC133034587 gene encoding putative disease resistance protein At1g59780, with amino-acid sequence MLKKCSGLPLAIIVLAGLLSKKHTLYQWELMKENVIRCIGQGNPQHDDDSKYCSVSSVLGLSYSECHDKTKRVVPYTHSRRFCIVKKRFCGSFTLRVSPQIDIIIPNSLWKLEKLRHLYFSNLVGGIEFGKFLRSIKSRNFQTLVGVRTKDLFLSDILQQESLKKLRICVDRNFETFLHNPQTLTFTRLFSLQVYNPSYINIIDIVPFLLSCPCIYKLRVQSPIVRLPQDNQFSPNLIKLQLSNRQLKDDPMPTLEKLPKLRVLRIDYDSFMGEEMVCSRGGFPRLESLQLTILKNLKEWKVEENALCRLGYLRIGCCCRLTSIPNGLRNISTLNEMVIENMPKKFKERMEQGGAISTKSTTCHHVYLPTVMKILRLAIYESKWENLISTFGGCVCQLPLPITTICLFIWNKNV; translated from the exons ATGCTTAAAAAGTGCTCTGGTTTGCCATTAGCTATCATTGTGCTTGCTGGGCTTCTTTCTAAGAAACACACCTTATATCAGTGGGAGCTGATGAAAGAAAATGTAATTCGCTGCATAGGTCAAGGTAATCCACAACATGATGATGACTCAAAATATTGTAGTGTTTCTTCGGTCTTAGGATTAAGTTATAGCGA ATGTCACGATAAGACTAAAAGAGTTGTGCCATATACTCATAGCAGAAGGTTTTGTATCGTTAAGAAAAGGTTCTGTGGAAGCTTTACTTTGAGAGTATCGCCTCAGATTGATATAATAATACCAAATTCATTGTGGAAGTTGGAAAAGTTGAGGCATCTATATTTCTCAAATCTAGTTGGTGGCATAGaatttggtaaattcttgagATCAATTAAGTCTAGAAATTTTCAGACATTGGTAGGTGTTCGTACCAAGGATCTTTTTTTGAGTGATATTCTACAACAGGAGAGTCTCAAAAAATTACGAATTTGTGTGGATAGAAATTTTGAGACATTCTTACACAATCCCCAAACTCTCACATTCACTCGTCTTTTCTCTTTACAAGTATATAATCCATCTTACATCAACATAATAGATATTGTTCCTTTCTTACTAAGCTGTCCTTGTATTTATAAGCTTAGAGTGCAGTCACCTATAGTAAGATTACCACAAGACAACCAATTCTCCCCAAATCTCATCAAGTTACAGTTGAGTAATCGCCAACTTAAGGATGATCCAATGCCAACATTAGAAAAGCTACCAAAATTAAGAGTCCTTAGAATTGACTATGATAGCTTTATGGGAGAAGAGATGGTGTGCTCAAGAGGAGGTTTCCCTCGACTTGAATCTCTTCAgcttactattttgaaaaacttaaaagagTGGAAAGTGGAAGAGAATGCATTGTGTAGACTTGGCTATTTGCGAATTGGTTGTTGTTGTAGATTGACAAGTATTCCAAATGGACTAAGAAACATTAGTACACTCAATGAGATGGTCATAGAGAATATGCCTAAGAAATTCAAAGAAAGGATGGAGCAAGGAGGAGCGATTTCTACAAAATCAACCACGTGCCATCACGTGTATTTACCAACTGTGATGAAG ATTTTGAGGTTGGCTATATATGAATCTAAGTGGGAGAATCTGATATCAACATTTGGAGGATGTGTTTGCCAATTGCCACTGCCAATCACCACTATCTGTTTGTTCATTTGGAATAAAAATGTGTAA